A genomic window from Pelagicoccus albus includes:
- a CDS encoding sugar O-acetyltransferase: MATEREKMVAGEPYWINDPELVEVRYVTRERVDEFNALGPREVDKKQELQRQIFGSVGNNVHMEKPIRIDYGFNTHFGNNVFINFNLVILDCGKITVGDNVFIAPNVQFYTALHPIDIAERAKHLGTTKPIHIGNDVWIGGGCIIMPGVTIGNGATIGAGSVVTRDIPPDTVAYGNPCKVGRVLKEDARSEIAGGSAS; the protein is encoded by the coding sequence ATGGCGACAGAGAGAGAGAAAATGGTGGCGGGCGAGCCCTACTGGATTAACGACCCCGAGCTAGTCGAAGTACGCTATGTCACACGAGAACGAGTCGACGAATTCAATGCCCTTGGCCCCAGGGAAGTTGATAAAAAACAAGAGCTCCAGCGCCAGATTTTCGGTAGCGTCGGCAACAACGTCCACATGGAGAAACCCATCCGCATCGACTACGGCTTCAACACTCATTTCGGAAACAACGTCTTCATCAACTTCAACCTCGTGATCCTAGATTGCGGTAAGATCACGGTCGGCGACAACGTCTTCATCGCTCCCAATGTCCAGTTCTACACCGCGCTACATCCTATCGACATAGCGGAGCGCGCCAAGCACCTCGGAACCACTAAACCAATACACATCGGAAACGACGTCTGGATCGGCGGTGGGTGCATCATCATGCCGGGCGTCACTATCGGCAATGGAGCGACCATCGGCGCTGGCAGCGTAGTGACTCGGGACATTCCGCCGGACACTGTCGCCTACGGAAACCCCTGCAAAGTCGGAAGAGTCCTTAAGGAGGACGCTCGCTCAGAAATCGCCGGCGGATCTGCCAGCTAG